From one Populus alba chromosome 17, ASM523922v2, whole genome shotgun sequence genomic stretch:
- the LOC118047162 gene encoding kunitz trypsin inhibitor 5, whose protein sequence is MRAAILALSFLLFAFAAGLVPKVAATAAPEPVLDVTGKILRTGTSYYILPVVRGRGGGLKMASTGRRTCPLAVVQERYEASNGLPLKLTPVNTKKGVVRVHTDLNIRFSAASICHQSTAWKLDNYDEWTKQWFVTTNGVEGNPGPETTNNWFKIEKFEDKYKLVFCPTVCQHCKVMCKDIGIFVDAKGVRRLALSSVPLKVMFKKA, encoded by the coding sequence ATGAGAGCTGCAATTCTAGCATTGTCCTTCCTTCTTTTTGCCTTCGCTGCAGGTCTAGTGCCTAAGGTAGCAGCTACTGCTGCCCCTGAGCCAGTGCTTGACGTCACTGGTAAGATACTTCGAACCGGCACTAGTTACTACATCCTGCCGGTGGTCCGAGGGAGAGGTGGTGGGCTCAAAATGGCCAGCACTGGAAGAAGAACCTGCCCCCTTGCTGTTGTCCAGGAACGATATGAGGCATCAAATGGTCTCCCACTGAAACTCACACCTGTGAACACCAAGAAAGGTGTCGTCCGCGTCCACACCGATCTTAACATAAGATTCTCTGCTGCATCAATCTGTCACCAGTCAACAGCGTGGAAGCTTGACAACTACGATGAATGGACAAAACAATGGTTTGTCACGACCAATGGAGTTGAAGGAAATCCTGGTCCGGAAACAACGAACAACTGGTTCAAGATTGAGAAGTTCGAAGACAAGTACAAGCTAGTTTTTTGCCCTACAGTGTGTCAACACTGCAAAGTTATGTGCAAAGATATCGGGATTTTTGTTGATGCCAAAGGAGTAAGGCGTCTGGCTCTTAGCAGCGTGCCTCTCAAAGTTATGTTCAAGAAGGCTTGA
- the LOC118047164 gene encoding kunitz trypsin inhibitor 5, whose translation MRAAILALSFLLFAYAAGLVPKVAATAAPEPVLDVTGKILRTGTSYYILPVVRGRGGGLKMASTGRRTCPLAVVQERYEASNGLPLKLTPVNTKKGVVRVHTDLNIRFSAASICHQSTAWKLDNYDEWTKQWFVTTNGVEGNPGPETTNNWFKIEKFEDKYKLVFCPTVCQHCKVMCKDIGIFVDAKGVRRLALSSVPLKVMFKKA comes from the coding sequence ATGAGAGCTGCAATTCTAGCATTGTCCTTCCTTCTTTTTGCCTACGCTGCAGGTCTAGTGCCTAAGGTAGCAGCTACTGCTGCCCCTGAGCCAGTGCTTGACGTCACTGGTAAGATACTTCGAACCGGCACTAGTTACTACATCCTGCCGGTGGTCCGAGGGAGAGGTGGTGGGCTCAAAATGGCCAGCACTGGAAGAAGAACCTGCCCACTTGCTGTTGTCCAGGAACGATATGAGGCATCAAATGGTCTCCCACTGAAACTCACACCTGTGAACACCAAGAAAGGTGTCGTCCGCGTCCACACCGATCTTAACATAAGATTCTCTGCTGCATCAATCTGTCACCAGTCAACAGCGTGGAAGCTTGACAACTACGATGAATGGACAAAACAATGGTTTGTCACGACCAATGGAGTTGAAGGAAATCCTGGTCCGGAAACAACGAACAACTGGTTCAAGATTGAGAAGTTCGAAGACAAGTACAAGCTAGTTTTTTGCCCTACAGTGTGTCAACACTGCAAAGTTATGTGCAAAGATATCGGGATTTTTGTTGATGCCAAAGGAGTAAGGCGTCTGGCTCTTAGCAGCGTGCCTCTCAAAGTTATGTTCAAGAAGGCTTGA
- the LOC118047161 gene encoding kunitz trypsin inhibitor 5 has protein sequence MRAAILALSFLLFALAAGLVPKVAATAAPEPVLDVTGKILRTGTSYYILPVVRGRGGGLKMASTGRRTCPLAVVQERYEASNGLPLKLTPVNTKKGVVRVHTDLNIRFSAASICHQSTAWKLDNYDEWTKQWFVTTNGVEGNPGPETTNNWFKIEKFEDKYKLVFCPTVCQHCKVMCKDIGIFVDAKGVRRLALSSVPLKVMFKKA, from the coding sequence ATGAGAGCTGCAATTCTAGCATTGTCCTTCCTTCTTTTTGCCTTAGCTGCAGGTCTAGTGCCTAAGGTAGCAGCTACTGCTGCCCCTGAGCCAGTGCTTGACGTCACTGGTAAGATACTTCGAACCGGCACTAGTTACTACATCCTGCCGGTGGTCCGAGGGAGAGGTGGTGGGCTCAAAATGGCCAGCACTGGAAGAAGAACCTGCCCCCTTGCTGTTGTCCAGGAACGATATGAGGCATCAAATGGTCTCCCACTGAAACTCACACCTGTGAACACCAAGAAAGGTGTCGTCCGCGTCCACACCGATCTTAACATAAGATTCTCTGCTGCATCAATCTGTCACCAGTCAACAGCGTGGAAGCTTGACAACTACGATGAATGGACAAAACAATGGTTTGTCACAACCAATGGAGTTGAAGGAAATCCTGGTCCGGAAACAACGAACAACTGGTTCAAGATTGAGAAGTTCGAAGACAAGTACAAGCTAGTTTTTTGCCCTACAGTGTGTCAACACTGCAAAGTTATGTGCAAAGATATCGGGATTTTTGTTGATGCCAAAGGAGTAAGGCGTCTGGCTCTTAGCAGCGTGCCTCTCAAAGTTATGTTCAAGAAGGCTTGA